A region from the Enoplosus armatus isolate fEnoArm2 chromosome 24, fEnoArm2.hap1, whole genome shotgun sequence genome encodes:
- the LOC139306863 gene encoding transmembrane protein 47-like, translated as MSSAVTETEESARSSPLTPLKLVGLVCVFLALCLDVGAVMSPAWVTADDQYYLSLWESCWKPASTENWQCNSTLGSDWQVATLALLLGGGALVLMSFLVALVAVCIGTRRRFYAPVAFMLFAAVVLQACSLVLYPIKFIESINLRIYHEFNWGYGLAWGGTIFSFGGGILYCLNPKNYEEYY; from the exons ATGTCGTCTGCTGTCACCGAGACGGAGGAGTCGGCGCGCAGCTCCCCGCTGACGCCGCTGAAGCTGGTCGGGCTGGTGTGCGTCTTCCTGGCGCTCTGCCTGGATGTGGGAGCCGTGATGAGCCCGGCGTGGGTGACTGCCGACGACCAGTACTACCTGTCCCTGTGGGAGTCCTGCTGGAAGCCGGCGAGCACCGAGAACTGGCAGTGCAACAGCACGCTGGGCTCAG ATTGGCAGGTTGCTACGCTGGCCCTGTTGCTAGGGGGTGGAGCCCTGGTGCTGATGTCATTCCTGGTCGCTCTGGTCGCCGTGTGCATCGGCACGAGACGGCGATTCTACGCACCCGTTGCCTTCATGCTCTTCGCTGCAG TTGTCCTCCAGGCTTGCAGCTTGGTCCTCTACCCCATCAAGTTCATCGAGAGCATCAACCTGAGGATCTACCACGAGTTCAACTGGGGCTACGGCCTGGCCTGGGGGGGAACCATCTTCTCCTTTGGCGGGGGAATCCTCTACTGCCTCAACCCCAAGAACTACGAGGAGTATTACTAG